The genome window AGCTCGAATCTCTCTCGTTCCCCTTTTTATCCACATCTCCACAGGAGTATATATTGCTATATTTTCTGTGCACCGTCCGATAAGCCCCCACGCCGACAATTTTTTCTGCCTCCATCAAACAATACGCCTGTATGAACTATGCAACGATGACGCATTCTCTGTAGCATAACCGCAGCGGTACCGTGAGTTGACGTGCTGGTGTcagttttttcaatattccaaTTACTTGAACACTTGAGTGTGGCGTTTAACTTAAAAAATAGGCTCGTCGAAGCGTGATTCGAGCGTAATAATTGATCAATCGATCGATTCCGCCATTTTACGAAATTTATTGTGCCTTGAATCCAGGCGTTTCCTCGAGGAATCGACAATtgcgatgatttttcaatttttatgtaaTTCTTAACGTCCCCTCTACCACTGACACATTCTATCACACACCTTGGCATTCAGACTTCATTaatgaaattccaaaaatgatCAAGCGATTAAGATACCTATCCACAGCACGTGACCAGTTCAGCCATCAGCGACAGTTTGAGTATTTCCTCGTTGGATTATTATTTAGCGTGATTAACGTCTGTCGATTCTATATCTGACTTTGAGAGTAGAGTATGATTCAGTTGTCCGTTGACGCGTAGACTGTACAGTGCGATCATAAAATCCGCAGGGGGATAACACAAAAAATTGCAAGAGATAACAAGCAAATATTGCTGCTTTGATGAAGTTGATAGTCTTCGTGTATTTTTTGTGATTGTCGAACGTCCCAATAgacaaattaacaaaaaaattgtgaagaagACCAACTAGTAAACATTGTAATACCGCACAAAGTGAGCATTCCTCATTATACAACGGGTTTCAAAGGAGACCCAcaatttttatggtttttggcttgaaaataaaatgcgtTTTACTGATAATAACTGAGTACAAGATCTCCAATGGAGTTACTCCCTTCAATTCTGCAGTAAAGTGTGTTTGGAATTGATATAGAAATGTTATTGAGGTGGTGTGGTGTAAAAGAATAACCGGAAAGGGTGAAGCGATAAACATTGTGGTCTTCAACCAAAGTTATCGCAAAAATCATAAGAGGGAGAAGCTCCAGTGGTTTATGAGATATTATGGTGTAGACAGGGAGTTCGACATTCAGTTTCAATTCACAAGTGCAAATGGATAGTTGGGTGATATGTGATGCTGTGGGAAGCAGCATGGAGACTGAATTTTCCCTGTCTGAGGAGGAATTTTCCGAGTATGAAACATCAAATGTTCACATACTGGAGGGGAAGTTTGGGGATTGGGTTGTGTTATATGCAGTGCAAGGCGAACCAGTTGCTACAAAGTTTTGGCCCACAGGTAACATACTCCTCGACGTTTATGGTCTCTACATTATAACGGATATTACATTACGCCTATTGTGGAAATACTAGACTCGGAGGGTTGAATGGTTCAGTTGATGACACAGTTATCTCGTCATTTGTTAAATATTAGCCGAGTGatggtggaaaattttcattcccagtatttttattcaccattAATTTGTATTATTCCTGATAAATATCTTATGGTTTTGCCGAATTCATGGAGGATATAATTTACACAGTTGATGAGATCAGTTCCTAATCATTTTTACTCATTAATCTGCTCTTTATAAAGTCATGAACAGTCAGAGGATCGTGAACATTTATTTCCGGAAATATATTCTCCCCTCTCTTGCATCATCATTGGATTTTCCACAATAAAGCTGGGAAATATTGAAGTATAATCAAGAATCCCCGATAgaacgacaatttttttattgttatctcCGGGACTCATCATTCTGAGTGCCTGTGACCCTGACTTGGAAGGTCTGACAATTATAATCTTCATTTCCAGTTAACACACCGTTGAAAATTCTCGACATGGATTGCACTGCACGTGTATCTTTCGTTTGTTTGCCAGAGGATATTAAAAGAATTAtcattaaatcgtttttatcgCTGATGTCTAGGCGATAGACTTTTCTCTCCAGATATTGAACGTTTTATGGAGATATACCGATTACAGCACCGAATTTACTCATCAATAATCATTAATACTGATTTCCAAATGGacaattggaatatttttaacgAGAGTGATGACGTTTTTTGCAGCCCCCAGATCGCTCTTCACAAAATTTTatcaccagaatttttatatctccCGTAAGGCCCGGATCCATTATCTGTCGAGTGCTatctaaattgatttttatgttCGATTTTTATCTCACAAGTTCAATTCGATATGGGCTTACTCAGAGATACTGAGACATTCTAAATTTAGGTAGTAAGAAAAAGTGAGTCGACTTCTACTTACATTCGATAAAAGTTTCAtcgctttcaatttttttaccgaTCCCCCGGCTGAGTTTTAACCTGAACTTTAGTGATAAATTTTGAGTCTTCCATTTTATTCCCTACAATTAccgaaattattttctttcagaTTCTGACAGTGATGGGAAAGATGGGACAACCATTCAGGAGAAGAGACAGGCACGTCTCACTCAGCCCGAAAATACGATTGCTTACAGAGTGAGTacataataattatgaattaacTTATAGAAATTCATTCAATGGTCGCGAAACACTTGTCGATGAGAGACAATGGATCGAGTTCCCTGATAAAATTAATACTCGTGcattccattaatttcctGATTTATTCGACATTAATAAGCCCACATTTCCCGCCATTTTTCGATAATCGAGGACATTGTCATCGGATGGAATACCGATAACGTCGAATCTATTCCTGAATTTGGGGATGGGAAATTCCTGAGCCACTGGCATGTCAATCATGATGCCAACAATTAATATATAGGAATTGTAAATTGCACTGACCTAGAAACTTCGGgggaattgaaatttctgGGCAGAAGAAAAATAGGAAGGGAATTTATTTGTCTATTGTTTACGAGTATCTGAGAAATTCCTGATGGACAACACGATTGCACGATCGATTTACAAAAGATGGGATTTTACTGAAAGTTGAGGGAATCTAATTCCTAGTGCAATTAATACCTAATTTCTTCATGATGTCCTCAATTGTTTCCCCTCAACTTTTCATGCAaagtttcaaaaaaattctccaaaattcTCTGTGAACCGaatccccctctctctctctctctctctcgaagTTCCCCCAGCTCCTACCACTTAGCCTATCACAAGAGACCTCCAACTCCGTTGGGAAATTAGTCTACTATGAGAGAGGAGTTGGTAGTTTGGAGGATCGTTTCCAGAGTCGTACCCCTGTCCATCCAAAATTAGGACAAACGAAAGTACACATATGAATGTGTAGTCGAAATGACGACGAACAACAGGAGACGTCAAAGCTTCGGAACGTTTGTCGTATTGAAGACAGATCCACTCTATGAGGGTCACTTAAGTGTTAAGCTCATTCAAATGAGGCCTCCATAATCGCAGAGGTGATTACAATCGACTCTGTGAAACTACAGTGAATCGATTAATGGGGATTGAAACCAGTCTCCGCGATTTGGATAGGACACAGAACGCCTTCATCGGTAATCAGTGGACATGAGGGGAGAAACCAATTAAATGCATCCTTTGAATTATCGAAATTGCCTGCTGGGTAAATTGCTGCACTCCATCGATTATAATACCAGTGACCTAAACTCCTTTGACCGATATTGTTGGCCGGCTACGAAGCCAATTTTGCAGTACAAAAGAACGAAGTTTGGATAATTTCCctaggaaaattttcatcttcaCAAACATTGACATTTCCCCCAAACAAAATAAGTTTGCGATCTAATTCCAGTCCTATCGGGTTTTTCAGACgagatacaatttttttaagacTTTACGAAGAACCGAAAGTCCATTTCAACATCTACCCCGAACCCCCAGAGCCAATGGGATCATGAATAAAGCTTACGAAATTCtacattcataaaaaatttccgaaattcgTTTTTCCCTCTAACCCAAAAAGTAAAACCATAAAttccaaatgaaaaatgaaaagtcaCTCACATCTCCAACACGAATTGCTCCCACCGAGGATTATTTCCACTGTAAAATTCCTCGAGTTATCATTCCTCCAATCCCCAACATTGAACCGTAGAAACCCACACGCTCTGAAGAGACCGGAGGAGATTCCTCCGGGTGTCTTTTGTGTGCCATCAAGAGGGCTCTCTTTGGCTCCTAAAAAACAAGAATCTCCCCCTTTTTTCTCCTCACTTCctcctttttttccctccctctctctctcaactTCTATTCATGGGCTGGCTCACATTATCCCCCTTCGCTTTCCTGTTTCTGTCTTTGATGGCACTCTTATTCGGTCATCATTATCCCTCCCTTTTCACCCCCACACCAAAGTACTGGGCTATCTGGAACAAGAACTGCTCGTGTCGTTTCTTGTAATTCCCCTCACCAAATATGTTTCACTTCTTCGTCACTCGTTGTTCACTTTGTTCCATTCTTCATCTtgaggataaataaaattcaattcctcATACTCCACCGAGAAATCAACTCCAGGTATTGGAACTTCTGGAATAACTTGTGGAGCAAAACTTATTGCTCTtggattgtaattttttttattacatttcccTTGTGCTCAtgtgaaataacaaaaaatatattcgacTCGAATTTCTGAGTTATTATCGATTTTCTCACTTGTAatgatgaaatttaaatttcctaCTCCTCGGGGGAATTAACTTTGCCCTCTCCCAGAATCGATTTCACCATTGCCCATCAGCCTGAAGGAGGATTACATCGGAGCTCATGAATATATTCGCATACGACGTTAttcataatcgattatcgtgATGAAAATAACCACGAGTCCTGTTATTCAAGATGGAATTTCATTTTCGAAATAACTACTGTTGCAAACCACCGACCGAAATACTGTGACATTGAAATTTATCCAGAGAAATTTAGCTTTGAATTCCAGAAATTATATGCTAGGTATTCTTCAGGGGAATTGAGGAAACATTTCGTTATACCTGAAAGTCCATTAATTTCCTCTGCATTCATTCATTCCACTGTTGGTAAATctaattcaatggaaaatccttcatttttatttcatataaataattttttaaatgaagaaTTGAGTCCTTTTCACATGCAAtaatttatacaaaaaaaagCCTGCAATGCATTTTGAAACTCCAACGGAACTACAGTTCCCCGAGACTGAATATCTCCAAAATATCCGGAACATTTGGAATCCATTCGGTGGAGCCGATTTTCTTAttcggaaaaatgaaaatgttgaaatgcAGTTTTGTGGTTGATCCGTCGTGCCAGATATTACAGAGCATTACTGGCAAAAGCATTATCATTGGACCGTGAAATTAAACTCTCCGGAGATATTCGGAAATGTATGGAGAATATCCGGAGGAAAGTTGTTCAAAGTGTTGGCGAAAACCATCAGTTTTCCTTTCTCGTAATTGACCCAAATTTGGGGTGCAGCGTTATCGTTCACCATTGTCTATGCACTTGGCCGTTACAGCGTTCATTGATATCACGAGAGTTCAATTCAAGGGACCGCGTATCACAAAGAAattatcaggaaaaatcacggAACGTTTTCCGGACGATTCCGTTgggttttattaaaaaattccgtagaccttcatttttccattgagacattttcaataaaactcCACTGCATAACTCAATCGGAGAAGTCGAGTAgaaaaatgacattttttaaattttcttatttactGTATTTTCCGGTGGAAGAATTCATTGGTAGATAAAGTGTCCCTGCCTCGCCTCTTCATTAATCATCCgtaatgaacaatttaatttgcatTTCAGGTGGGTGATAGAGATACTCTGACATCGGTAGCCGCCCGGTTCGATACAACACCATCAGAATTGAGCAAACTTAATAGGCTTGGCAGCACATTCATTTACCCGGGACAACAACTATGGGTTCCCACAAAGGGTGAGGCTCGTCTCGGTCCTGATGAACTTGGCTTGGATACACCCAGTCCTGATCCCTGTCATGATCACGATTCTCAGGATGATTTACCGCCTGAAGAGAAAGGTAAACACCAATATTCATAattgaatatcaaattttCCCCTCCAGACACCGAAAACTTCCCTATTAAAATATTGGGGGAGAGAGGGTGACCTCCCATAGCTCtctatttaaacaattagttTAATTTGATTTATCATTTCTGGTTATAATTTCTTCTATACACTTTCAAAATTTGAATGACGATTTCCCTGATTTTCCTCGAGTTTTCGCGCTCAGTGAAGATGTCCTCCGGCTAAAGTGGCCCCGTGGAAGCCGATAGAGCCCTCGGGGTCGAagtaacgataaaaaaaattaatgaagaagaataaacaaaaattgtgaaatgtaaatataaaaaatggaaaactaaACCAGTTGATTCAACAGCGGGAGATTAGCGTCACAATATGGCGTCTCTGATGTCATTCGAATCTCACGCTTGCGTCCACCACTTCTAACCACAGAGTGTAATAGGTGTTGAAGGTAGCAGGAAcacaggaaaaattatttctagttTTCGTAAATTATTAATAGCTGCTTACCTCGGATCCATTTTGCGAAATAATCGCTGTTCGGGAGATCATGGCTGATTTGATAGGTACCCTGTGCTCCATTAACCAATAAAATAGATAATTCATCAACTAAAAATGAAATCCATAAGGGAAaactgttattatttaataatcgtAGAGTCATTGCCAcgagcaattaatttttttactttatcgTATTAACCTCACCATTGCAGATCATTATTTAATACATACTCAACAGTAATTTATTAGTCCGAATTCTTATTTACACCAaaaggaataattaattaattaattaatctgttGATATGtcgtgaaaaattgatttttaatactGATTTTTTGATCagtataaatgattttttttaattttcactgaacacTTGAATTCTTCAAGCGCAGTTTAAATTCGGAGATGTTGACACGAGGCAGGGGAATACCTGTTATCAAGACGATGTGACACGGTGATGTGGCTTATAGTCGTATAATTGAAATAGTTCAACAGCCAATTGTAGTAAAGCACGACTGTTGATCTAACAGTagtcttgaaaaatattgtttgttAAAACGTAAGCCCGGTACTAGATGCCATGTTCCCTTTTTCATCTTGTTATTCTCCGCACTTTCAGCGTTGGATAGAGATGTTCAGACGTAATATATTATCACAATGCCTCGACAATCGGACAATTTAAGAGATTCAAtggtttaaatatttttaaaaatatctttcagAACTTTTGGACAATTTGCGACCTGTTTCACCGAAACCAGGTCACTCGGAACGAGTTAAAACGCCACTAGACAGTCGCACTGGTGCCAGGGATGAGGATGAGCCACCGTACAGGGAGAGATTCTTGAAGATAAATGTTCGTCATATCACAGACGGACAGGtgtgtatttttcattgtacaAAATCTCGTAACCATTATcgtgatgaatatttttctctggcatttattcatcaaaataatATGTCACACATTTACGTTGACGCTATTATTGGGTGATAACAACAATGGAAATGACAGTCTGTgatttgttataatttttcgGAATCACAATTCTTGAATTGATGTAGTTTTTTACTCAATTGTGGAAATTAATAAGTTAATATAACTTAAATAAATAGTGAAAGTGGGACTTTATACCTGAATATAGGAAAATTGTTGCATTATTGATTGTATTTTCACAGGGTGTTGTTGGTGGTGTTCTCCTGGTAACACCAAACGCAGTGATGTTTGATCCAAATGTATCTGATCCCCTTGTAATTGAGCATGGAGCTGAATCATACGGTGTCATAGCACCAATGGAATTTGTAGTTAATGCCGCAATATACTACGACATTGCTCACATGAGGGTCAGCCACACAGATGCTCTCGGTACAGATAAAAAGCCAGAAATTTATTACATGGAAAAACCAACGAAAGATGGAAAATGCCTGTCCCCTGGtaaagatgaaaatttttctgaactCACTGGTGATGATAATGAGAGCGTCTGCAGTTGCGCTGAACGTGAGGGTGATGCATTTCCAAAGGCCTTTGAGAGGGATCTTGTTACTCCCACCAACCTTCAGAATGTATGTTTGAGCATTTAATTAACGTCTTTACCATTCCCATTTGTTAATGTTATTTAATTCACTGGGAAAGGAACCCTTTTCAGGAAGAGCTTACACATTTCCTATTATTATTTCCTATGAGTAGACATTTCGTATTATTCCAGGCCTCTTATAGACTAAAACTAGTTTTTTCATTACTTTGAGAGTATTCACCTAtaaaatttcgagaaaaatttcagaaaagaTCATTGAACTACCGATAAATAATCAGAAAGGCTTTTGTCCTGGTTACCAGCCATATCTAAGTGCAAAAAATATACATTCTCCATAGGACGAAGGATCAACATCCAAGGAAGCCGAGAAGGAAAAAGACAAAGATAAGAAAGAGGAGGAGTCAGGAACAAGTGATAAAGAGTTGAGTATCCAGTCAATGCGGACCCTCGAGGAACGCAGGCGTTCCATGCTGGATCACCACTGGGCAGTGCCCAGCAAGGACAGGAACTCTATGTCAGTTGACGATGAACAGCAGGACTCCCTGAACTCAGACAAggtaaacaaaaatttcaccGTAAAAAAAGTATAGTTTTTTCTAATTTGAAGCGAAATTCATGTCTCAATGTTGATATATCCATTTGGTATTTTCTCATGTCAATTTTCCTATTTGTTCTGGACAAATCACAGGCTGAGTCATCAAAACCCAATGCCATACCCGAGGAGGAAGGATCTCTAGTCAAACAGTCGTGCTATGATTCTGGTATCGACATACGTGAATGTATAGCCCCTATTCCCGTAGTGCAGCCTATCCCatcgaaaaaaatgtattcggATGCGGAAATAGTTTTATCTTCAGATTGGGTACCGCCGATCACCATTGCACCAGCTCACATCACGAGCACCAGTACTCTGGATACAATTCCATCCGTCAATGGAAGGAAGAAGGCCAGCTCAGTGTCATTCAGTCTTGACAGCAATGCTGAGGAGCCTGAGGCGGATGTGGAACAGAAACATGAAGATGATAAACAGGAGACACGCAAAAATAAGGTGAATTGGATagatttttattactttttctgttttcatctgaaaaaacaaacgaaaaaatttgaaaacctTCTAACTCATGTCTTCTTGGACAGGAATTTTGatagagaaaaattgtaaaagtgCTGAACAAGTCCTGGAATGTTATTTACGAATTATAAACCAGAAATAAGCGCATGAATGATTGAAAGTCCAATTATAATTGGTTGTTACCAGATGTTGAAGAGGCTGTCTTATCCCCTGTCCTGGATGGAAGGCCTCACTGGGGACAAAGACGATGAATCCAAAACAGTACCTGAAAAAGTACCAAGTCTCCCAAACAGTGCCGACAGCCACCACTCTTCGGTATTCAGTAAAGTCTTCTCGAggtaaaaaaatccctcttCAATTGCCTCCAACTGTCCTCCTTCAAATGATTAATTCCActgataaaattttgaattttaacgTTTTAACTGAGGAATTTGGCATTTGTTTGACGCATTGAATTTTCTTAAATGCTTAAATGCGTGATGTTTGGAGTTTAATCTTAATTATTAGCGAGAAAAATTTCAGTTTATATGCTAACGACCACGAAAATTGGCAAATAGATTCAAATgacatgaataaattgaattcaatgaataaattgaagtaTTTCTCGACGCAAATTtgctgaacaaaaaaaaatcataattaattcatgagTGAGAGTGAACTAACAAGTACTGTGTAATGGTGGTGGATAAAATAAAGCTCGCCGATCAACCTGGTGAGTGACTTTAGCTCGGGGCTATTTGCTAAAACACCGAGTGAAGAGAGCAGCGGAGGCGGTAGATCTGGTAGTACACCACCTCTTACCGCCTCCTCGCTCTCCCAGGACCACAGCTATCAATTTTCACCAGGGCCCACTAGCCTCTTGGGGTGAGTCTAGTCCTCATCCTCAGTCCCCCACTCCCCCCCACGACGTAAAAATATCTAACAATTTGTATTCTCACCTTCATGCTTAAATTGTACCAATTAATCTGTTGTTAAATCAAGCCATTTGATTCAGTACTTTTTTTAtcatattcaattcaattgaatttatctcCTTTAACAATATATGTGGTGTTTCACACCGAGTGCATTCATctctatttaaaattaatttttaagtcCACTGAGGAGAGAtagttgattgatttttaactATCAGTCGGCCGTCGTTTGGTTTGATAACAGAGAGTAACTTTCAACTTGAATAATCGTAATTTATCAACACAATAGATATAAATACAGTAAGGCTTTACCTGTTATTCACCGGGAGAAATATTCTTTTAAATCAAAGAATTAAATCAActgaataaatcaatgaaCGAATAAAGAAATTTAGAAAGtgcttcattttatttaaaacaTTATTTCTCTGGGTGTATCCTTTCTAACTGTTGCAACTATTGGAAAGTATCTGTTGTCAATTTGTGTTAACTTCTATGAACTCTTCGACCTCGTTCTGTTGCTTCTAGATGCATTATGACTTTTTACAGGCAATTTTTCCCACTCCATGATAAGTGGACCCTTGAAGACTGCTTGCAAGCGACAcacaatcaacaaaaaaaaaaacaaaaataaaagtcaACAAAATACACAAatcaaatgataaatattgtacctgtcatgcaactctgAATGTTCCTGCCACTTAAATGTTGTTAAACTTCTCCTAGACATGGTTGTAATGTTGCATTTGGGGTTTTAATTAGTgatgattgagttttaatattatttgcaGACGCTCCTCTGTCGGGACCTTCATTCGCCAACAGCCCTTGACCTCGTCAGGCAGCAGCAGTGCTGACAGCACACGTGGTAACAGAGTAACGACACATGCACCGAGGGTGGATTACCGCAGCGTCGTGTCTGTCGATGATAAGCCCGAGCTTTTTGTCAGTTTTGACAGTGAGTATTTTCATTCTAGACGTACATGCGGGGACGATATGTTTGATTTTACTGAAATGATTGTTGAAATTCACAATGCTGAGATTAATTGGCAGCTTCATCTAGTGACCTTGATAATTTGAGAGACAaaattcgaggggaattgaatgAATCACTCGGTTAATTATCTGAAACGAAGCATTGCAAATTTTGTTTCTTCATCATAAGATCCTGAAATTGATTACATAAACTGGGGAAATCTCTATTTcttactttaaaaaatattttacacgaTTTTATGCTTGTGATTGTTCAAATTTGCAACACTGGTGTTAATTTCcaactttatttatttgccTGGAGATTTTGCGAGGCAAAATGTAAGGAGAATTGAACATATCACTCGCAGGAGATCATGAAgttcaaaaaaactaaaatattctATTATCATTGACATTGAACTACACGAACTGCGGAAAATTCATACTAATCTAGTAATATCATCTATTTCTGTTATCCCTCTAGTCCAAGCACCCAATTTCCCCGACTTTGAAGACCTCGGTAGGTTCATACTGTATTAGTTAACTCatttcttctctctctctctctttttgctCTGATTTAATCACAATTTCAACGAACGACTGAATATTCTGTTTCCTTGGCTTtaattttctcacgttccaCTTTCCATTTGATTTTCCTATTTTCTGGGAgtgtttttgaaatattttctgaggtAATGAGAAATATCGTTTGGTTTCTTTGCTATATTGTGACATCATTACCTTCGGCTTATGCATCTGAGATCCTAGGCTTTGAGTCCACGTGCAAagatttttgcttttttttctctattgaaTACTTTTTACCCCACTATTTTATTCATCTCATGTTTACCACAGGACAACACAGACATGTACATGGTCCCCTGCATGTGAAAATTTAGTAGCGAAATGATGAAACGATTTATGTAGATTGTGGCTGTTgggtgatttttcattaaataaattgtacGCGAATATACATTCATTTGAAAGACTAAGAAAAATTGTCTTGAATGCCTGAATTAACTTATTGTGTTAAATTGATTGGTAatccaattttttgtttataaaatttcgccacttttttttcctctgctgATTGTGAGTGGTGTGAAATCAGCATCCAAGCAATACTCAGGACCTCATGCGAATGACAAATCCTTGACATTTGTTCTTCGTTTGGTTGACGATATGCtcgagaattgaattttaatttgtttcaGAATTGATTCCAAGGCCAGCGAGAAGCTGTGAGGATCCACCACTGTACCTGAGGCTGCGCACTGGTAGACCAa of Diachasmimorpha longicaudata isolate KC_UGA_2023 chromosome 3, iyDiaLong2, whole genome shotgun sequence contains these proteins:
- the LOC135160736 gene encoding oxidation resistance protein 1 isoform X14, translated to MADLIELLDNLRPVSPKPGHSERVKTPLDSRTGARDEDEPPYRERFLKINVRHITDGQGVVGGVLLVTPNAVMFDPNVSDPLVIEHGAESYGVIAPMEFVVNAAIYYDIAHMRVSHTDALGTDKKPEIYYMEKPTKDGKCLSPGKDENFSELTGDDNESVCSCAEREGDAFPKAFERDLVTPTNLQNDEGSTSKEAEKEKDKDKKEEESGTSDKELSIQSMRTLEERRRSMLDHHWAVPSKDRNSMSVDDEQQDSLNSDKAESSKPNAIPEEEGSLVKQSCYDSGIDIRECIAPIPVVQPIPSKKMYSDAEIVLSSDWVPPITIAPAHITSTSTLDTIPSVNGRKKASSVSFSLDSNAEEPEADVEQKHEDDKQETRKNKMLKRLSYPLSWMEGLTGDKDDESKTVPEKVPSLPNSADSHHSSVFSKVFSSSPINLVSDFSSGLFAKTPSEESSGGGRSGSTPPLTASSLSQDHSYQFSPGPTSLLGRSSVGTFIRQQPLTSSGSSSADSTRGNRVTTHAPRVDYRSVVSVDDKPELFVSFDIQAPNFPDFEDLELIPRPARSCEDPPLYLRLRTGRPKDKKIPQSTPIMSYGKKKLRPEYWFSVPRNRVDDLFRFIHSWVPALYGELDENYWIERGYILSDTDTDLSPEASPQEGGDTGESVEETKTGDEISELTRESWERLKAPYVKLCSMLVSSTSADSEQPQDAQVLSMSEELRRALYANSAISLDIDVIVPDLVGTTEILKDEHRESLCRHLPARAEGYLWTLVFSTSQHGFSLNSMYRKMAKIESPILLVIEDTEGNVFGALTSCSLHVSDHFYGTGESLLFRFTPRFQAFNWTGDNVYFIKGNNESLSIGAGDGKFGLWLDGDLYQGRTQSCSTYSNEPLAPHEDFVVKTLECFAFI
- the LOC135160736 gene encoding oxidation resistance protein 1 isoform X9, which encodes MALFSGGGNSPRAQDNSQSPTPARQRSFKDRLREGLNAGFNWQSKSRSVDHGFSTPYDLESLRSKVEGRFESVDKLSRDSDSDGKDGTTIQEKRQARLTQPENTIAYRVGDRDTLTSVAARFDTTPSELSKLNRLGSTFIYPGQQLWVPTKGEARLGPDELGLDTPSPDPCHDHDSQDDLPPEEKELLDNLRPVSPKPGHSERVKTPLDSRTGARDEDEPPYRERFLKINVRHITDGQGVVGGVLLVTPNAVMFDPNVSDPLVIEHGAESYGVIAPMEFVVNAAIYYDIAHMRVSHTDALGTDKKPEIYYMEKPTKDGKCLSPGKDENFSELTGDDNESVCSCAEREGDAFPKAFERDLVTPTNLQNDEGSTSKEAEKEKDKDKKEEESGTSDKELSIQSMRTLEERRRSMLDHHWAVPSKDRNSMSVDDEQQDSLNSDKAESSKPNAIPEEEGSLVKQSCYDSGIDIRECIAPIPVVQPIPSKKMYSDAEIVLSSDWVPPITIAPAHITSTSTLDTIPSVNGRKKASSVSFSLDSNAEEPEADVEQKHEDDKQETRKNKMLKRLSYPLSWMEGLTGDKDDESKTVPEKVPSLPNSADSHHSSVFSKVFSSSPINLVSDFSSGLFAKTPSEESSGGGRSGSTPPLTASSLSQDHSYQFSPGPTSLLGRSSVGTFIRQQPLTSSGSSSADSTRGNRVTTHAPRVDYRSVVSVDDKPELFVSFDIQAPNFPDFEDLELIPRPARSCEDPPLYLRLRTGRPKDKKIPQSTPIMSYGKKKLRPEYWFSVPRNRVDDLFRFIHSWVPALYGELDENYWIERGYILSDTDTDLSPEASPQEGGDTGESVEETKTGDEISELTRESWERLKAPYVKLCSMLVSSTSADSEQPQDAQVLSMSEELRRALYANSAISLDIDVIVPDLVGTTEILKDEHRESLCRHLPARAEGYLWTLVFSTSQHGFSLNSMYRKMAKIESPILLVIEDTEGNVFGALTSCSLHVSDHFYGTGESLLFRFTPRFQAFNWTGDNVYFIKGNNESLSIGAGDGKFGLWLDGDLYQGRTQSCSTYSNEPLAPHEDFVVKTLECFAFI
- the LOC135160736 gene encoding oxidation resistance protein 1 isoform X10 — translated: MADPGKMSRRMSQQDVSQSRSTENLTASFFRSKSRSVDHGFSTPYDLESLRSKVEGRFESVDKLSRDSDSDGKDGTTIQEKRQARLTQPENTIAYRVGDRDTLTSVAARFDTTPSELSKLNRLGSTFIYPGQQLWVPTKGEARLGPDELGLDTPSPDPCHDHDSQDDLPPEEKELLDNLRPVSPKPGHSERVKTPLDSRTGARDEDEPPYRERFLKINVRHITDGQGVVGGVLLVTPNAVMFDPNVSDPLVIEHGAESYGVIAPMEFVVNAAIYYDIAHMRVSHTDALGTDKKPEIYYMEKPTKDGKCLSPGKDENFSELTGDDNESVCSCAEREGDAFPKAFERDLVTPTNLQNDEGSTSKEAEKEKDKDKKEEESGTSDKELSIQSMRTLEERRRSMLDHHWAVPSKDRNSMSVDDEQQDSLNSDKAESSKPNAIPEEEGSLVKQSCYDSGIDIRECIAPIPVVQPIPSKKMYSDAEIVLSSDWVPPITIAPAHITSTSTLDTIPSVNGRKKASSVSFSLDSNAEEPEADVEQKHEDDKQETRKNKMLKRLSYPLSWMEGLTGDKDDESKTVPEKVPSLPNSADSHHSSVFSKVFSSSPINLVSDFSSGLFAKTPSEESSGGGRSGSTPPLTASSLSQDHSYQFSPGPTSLLGRSSVGTFIRQQPLTSSGSSSADSTRGNRVTTHAPRVDYRSVVSVDDKPELFVSFDIQAPNFPDFEDLELIPRPARSCEDPPLYLRLRTGRPKDKKIPQSTPIMSYGKKKLRPEYWFSVPRNRVDDLFRFIHSWVPALYGELDENYWIERGYILSDTDTDLSPEASPQEGGDTGESVEETKTGDEISELTRESWERLKAPYVKLCSMLVSSTSADSEQPQDAQVLSMSEELRRALYANSAISLDIDVIVPDLVGTTEILKDEHRESLCRHLPARAEGYLWTLVFSTSQHGFSLNSMYRKMAKIESPILLVIEDTEGNVFGALTSCSLHVSDHFYGTGESLLFRFTPRFQAFNWTGDNVYFIKGNNESLSIGAGDGKFGLWLDGDLYQGRTQSCSTYSNEPLAPHEDFVVKTLECFAFI